Proteins from a single region of Nodularia sp. LEGE 06071:
- a CDS encoding DUF4351 domain-containing protein — protein MIDHDRLFKELLTTFFVEFLELFLPEVLTYLEQDSIEFLDKEVFTDVTAGERYEADLIVKVKFLGQDSCFLIHVENQSSKQPSFDKRMFRYFSRLYEKFDIPVYPVVLLSYDSPKTPETNVHEIAFPHKVILQFNYDVIQLNQLNWRDFLRQQNPVATALMAKMNIAPAERRQVKFECLRLLATLKLDPARMRLISGFIDTYLRLSPQEQKLLEDDIATIEPRQQEEVMQIVTSWMEEGMEKATLSLVMRQLPRRVGTLTPELEAQVQQLSLTQLEDLSVALLDFSSVEDLTAWLEQISATSSNQG, from the coding sequence ATGATTGATCATGATCGTTTATTTAAGGAACTTCTGACTACTTTTTTTGTAGAGTTTCTAGAATTGTTCTTACCGGAAGTGCTAACTTATCTGGAACAAGATTCTATAGAATTCTTAGATAAGGAAGTTTTCACTGATGTCACGGCTGGAGAAAGATACGAAGCCGATTTAATTGTTAAAGTTAAATTTTTGGGTCAAGATTCTTGCTTTTTGATTCACGTCGAAAACCAATCTTCTAAGCAACCAAGTTTTGATAAGCGAATGTTTCGCTACTTCTCCCGGTTGTATGAAAAATTCGATATACCTGTGTATCCGGTAGTTTTATTATCTTACGATTCTCCGAAAACGCCGGAAACAAATGTACATGAAATCGCATTTCCTCACAAAGTTATTTTACAATTCAACTATGATGTGATTCAGCTAAATCAACTGAACTGGCGAGATTTTCTGCGTCAACAAAATCCCGTGGCTACTGCATTAATGGCAAAAATGAACATTGCACCAGCAGAACGCCGTCAAGTCAAGTTTGAATGTTTGCGTCTGTTGGCGACGTTAAAATTAGACCCAGCTAGAATGCGGTTAATTTCTGGTTTTATTGATACCTATTTGCGCCTCAGTCCCCAAGAGCAAAAACTGTTAGAAGACGATATTGCTACCATAGAACCAAGACAACAGGAGGAAGTTATGCAAATAGTTACAAGTTGGATGGAAGAAGGAATGGAGAAAGCAACACTATCTTTAGTTATGCGCCAACTTCCAAGGCGAGTTGGTACGCTGACTCCTGAGTTAGAAGCACAGGTTCAGCAGTTATCGCTGACTCAGTTGGAAGATTTATCTGTGGCGCTGCTGGATTTTTCCTCGGTAGAAGATTTAACTGCTTGGTTGGAACAAATTTCAGCAACCAGTTCTAATCAAGGATAA